Within the Nyctibius grandis isolate bNycGra1 chromosome 4, bNycGra1.pri, whole genome shotgun sequence genome, the region TGGATACTCTTCACCACATGATCTCTGATAGTAGTACTGACAGGCAAGTTAACTCAGCTGGCCACAGCTCTCCAGCCATGCTCATATAAATCACATTTACTCTCTAGGAAGCCCTAAGAGctgtcatttttcttgtttcccaGTGAAGGTTCAAAGACTGTATTTACCTGTTTCACTAAGAATCCTTGCTTCACAATTGTGCCGCTTAATTCAGAGATGTTAAATTGTAGCTCTTCCTTGgaactgatatttttcttattgcttTCAGCCTGCAAATAGAGAAAAGATGgttccacttttctttttaatttaaacacacTTTTAAGTACAaagttctgcattttattttccttgagcTGTTTTTAGCTCGTATTTCCCGAGTAAATTCTACTCCGTAGCCCTGCTGCTCAGCGTTGTAGGTCCGAGATTTACAAGCAACAAATTACAGCTCTAAAGCCTACACGCGCACTGTGGCCTTGAGTTTTAGCATAACTACAGCATGACCTCCGTTAAATGCAGACACAGCACTGCACCTGAGGGACACACCCCTTTTAATACCTAATTATGTCATTTGTAGATCCCTCCATATCCATCTAGCTATTTGTCTCCAGCAGAAGTGCAAGTGTTAGCACTATTAAAAGCCTAGAGCTGCTCCTTCTGTGTTTACTTTCATAGCCCGCATATTTTGCCTTTGGTTGTATGCTGTGCACGTCCCCTTTACCACTGCCTCAAATCAAGTGAGGGGCAGAGGAAGTGCCTCTGTTGGCAGCTGCATCACTTACAAACATGTACAGTGCAGTGGAGTCGTCAAGGaactgctcagagaggttgCTGTAGCGCATGGCCTCAGTGCTGCGGGCTCCCACGGGCTTGACGAAGTTCTCCTCCATCAGCATGGATGCCAAGGTGACGGCCTCGAATCGTGACACAGCAAAGCTATTGGATATGAGCCAGTCCACCAGGGCAGAACCTGCAGGGAGAAAGGCAGCTCTCATACCAAGACAATATGCTCTTCCAAGGCGAGACAGATGGTCTCCTGCCACACAGGTCTTCATTTGCTGAAACATTTCGGCACCATCACAAAGACTGTCAACGAAGTACAATGTTGACCAAAAGTGTGGGGTCCTACGTGTGCTTCCACATATCcaaagagcaagagagaaagtTGTCGGAGAGCTTGGCTGCACCACTACTTTCCACCGGGCCACGACTGATCCCACCATGAAGGCAGTACAGTAGCTCCCTTGTCTCTTCAACATGGCGTGTCAGATGTGAGGAAGCTCTTTGTCCGCAGCAGGTGTACCTGTGAAGGTCTCTTTGTATCTGTTGCCTTGCTCCAGGTTGCGGGTCAGCTTAATTCCAGTACTGCTGTCACACATTCTCTCCACTATGTGGCTGCAAAAGAGAACACAGGACAACGTTAGCAGAATAGAAGGACACGCAGAAATTGCCACATACTTCTGTCAGAGCCTAGGATGTCCTAATGACTACCAACATAAAGATGGGAAACAGCCTAGATACTCCCCCAGAAGTTTTGTCCTATGTATGGTATAGGAAAACTTTATTCTCCCAATAGCAGCACTAAACAAGATGCCTCACAAAGcatctttcaatttaaaacactTCAAACTGAGCTATAGTCAGCCTCCACTTACCTTCTCAAcacaaatgaaattaatgtcatttttctatttcttaatcaatcctctgtttcttcttgtttaaCATGATGCACCCTAAAAATCCTAGTCTGGATTCCGGCTATCAACTTTGAAAGCTCCCCAACATGGCATGAACAATGTCATCACTCAGTCTTTCCCTGGCATTACATCTTTTGAGGTAATACATCTACCCAATGAGAACCTTTGCAGCTGACTAGAAAAGTCTTTCAAGCCAGCAGTGAGGTGCCCATGCAGAATTCACATACTCCCAAAAAATGATGGTCAGGAAAAAGTGCATTCCTGTGCCCTGGCAAAAGTATGTGCAAACCCAGGGCAGAGCATCCACTTTAGAGGCTCCTGGCCTCACAGGAGCAGATCTGTGCAGAGCTTCCCTTGACCCTCTCCATCCATCAGCTCAGGTGCTTTGCAAACTACAGCAATAGCAGAAGGAGAAACCATATACACTTACTGGAGACTGATATTGTCTAGTAGTTTGAAGGAGTTCTTCATTCTGTGAAGCTCTTGTACCTGTACTGGGTGACCAGCATGAATAGCTCCAGTAATGTCCAAAGCCCAAGAGTCTCGCTCCTCCCTGGAGCAACATTCAAGGAAATAGTCTGTGTTGGTTTTTGTCTTTAGTTTGATGAGTAGCTGTGGAGAAACAAGTGCAAAGCAATAACATAATTTAGCTATTGTCCTCCACTtgcattttgcttcttttggCACAGCCCCAAAGTGATACAAATAAGTCAGATATGGCATCCCACCTGAGCAGTACGGAGCAATTCTTGACCAGAAGGATGGTGGGAACAACTCTGGCTTTTTTTTGGCTTCCTCCCCTCAGTCCCTGGGTTTTCAGTTCCAAGCATGATTGCATGCATGGAGCTTGTGGTACTTAAAAGAGAGCAGACCCGCCAGATACTGGATTACATAGGTGTGCTGCTGACTATGGAGCTTTTCACATCCAGATTTCTAGTTTCTCAACAACTACAAACTCTCACTAGGCTCTTTCTGCCATGAGAAGTACTGAAATAGTCAGCAACTTCCAGAGTCATTTCCCTTCTGGCCCCACTCAGAGGAAGTCTGCATTGCCGCTACCCATGGGTGAGCAGAGAAGCACAGGAGGCACTTTCCCTTCCAGAGCCCTCTTGCTGGAAACTTTCCACAGCAGTGAAGTCCCATTGGCAAAGGAAAAGGGAGTCTGATGTGGCTGCCCGGGAGCACCCCATGGACACAACCAGGGTTTAAGGCAACTACTAGagatgatgtttctttttttccccatcctcttcAGACTTTATTGAGCTGTTCGTGTCCTCCCTCCACACACTGTTGGACTGATGCATTTGCATTCATTCTTcccactgtgtgtgtgtgtgtggtggtttggtttttttttttta harbors:
- the PLEK2 gene encoding pleckstrin-2 is translated as MMQEAAGVLKEGFLVKRGHIVRNWKVRWFVLLQDKLLYYKIEGGKKEPSPKGRILLDGCTITCPCLEYENRPLLIKLKTKTNTDYFLECCSREERDSWALDITGAIHAGHPVQVQELHRMKNSFKLLDNISLHHIVERMCDSSTGIKLTRNLEQGNRYKETFTGSALVDWLISNSFAVSRFEAVTLASMLMEENFVKPVGARSTEAMRYSNLSEQFLDDSTALYMFAESNKKNISSKEELQFNISELSGTIVKQGFLVKQGHKRKNWKVRRFVLRADPAFLHYYDPTKEENRPVGGFCLRGCLVSALEDNGVPAGVKGNVQGNLFKIITKNDIHYYIQASSKAERAQWIEAIKPLT